A genomic segment from Methanothrix sp. encodes:
- the uppS gene encoding polyprenyl diphosphate synthase: MYERMLKRQLARGPRVEHIAVIQDGNRRYANRHNMPVSSGHRLGAKTTEKISDWCLELGIKHLTVYAFSTENFSRSEPEKRYIFNLIAEKLLELCSSEKIHKNRVRVRAIGRIDMLPQHLQNAIREVEAATEGYSQMYFNVALAYGGQYELIDAARAMARDLRAGMIRIDDVDEDLVSRYLYPTTETPVPKVDLIIRTGGELRTSNFLPWQANGSECAAYFCAPYWPEFRKIDFLRAIRTAQSYASRSTGL, translated from the coding sequence GTGTACGAGAGAATGCTGAAGCGCCAGCTAGCCAGGGGCCCGAGGGTGGAGCACATCGCAGTTATCCAGGATGGAAACAGAAGATATGCAAACAGGCATAACATGCCCGTATCAAGCGGCCACAGGCTCGGCGCGAAGACGACCGAGAAGATATCAGACTGGTGCCTGGAGCTTGGAATAAAACACCTGACCGTCTATGCATTCTCGACAGAGAACTTCAGCAGGAGCGAGCCTGAGAAAAGGTACATCTTCAACCTGATCGCAGAGAAGCTCCTTGAGCTGTGCAGCTCTGAGAAGATACACAAAAACAGGGTTCGCGTCAGAGCCATCGGCAGGATCGATATGCTCCCTCAGCACCTGCAGAATGCAATACGGGAAGTGGAGGCCGCGACAGAGGGATACAGCCAGATGTACTTCAATGTGGCGCTCGCATACGGAGGGCAGTACGAGCTGATCGACGCTGCCAGGGCCATGGCAAGAGATCTGCGCGCCGGAATGATCCGGATCGACGATGTTGATGAGGATCTGGTGAGCAGGTATCTCTATCCCACCACAGAAACGCCCGTGCCCAAGGTCGATCTCATAATAAGAACGGGCGGCGAGCTCAGGACCTCCAACTTCCTTCCCTGGCAGGCTAACGGAAGCGAGTGTGCCGCCTACTTCTGCGCACCGTACTGGCCCGAGTTCAGAAAGATAGACTTCCTCAGAGCCATCAGGACAGCCCAGTCATACGCCTCCAGATCAACAGGCTTATAA
- a CDS encoding dodecin family protein, with translation MICLNGDVYKFIELVGTSTVGWEDAVKTVVETASKTLRDLRVAEVTELDVRLDKGKIVEYRAKVKLSFKYEREED, from the coding sequence GTGATTTGCTTGAACGGGGATGTATATAAATTCATAGAGCTCGTCGGCACATCGACGGTTGGGTGGGAGGATGCTGTGAAGACTGTCGTGGAGACAGCCTCAAAGACTTTGAGGGATCTGAGGGTGGCTGAGGTCACCGAGCTTGATGTGAGGCTGGACAAAGGCAAGATCGTGGAGTACCGGGCGAAGGTGAAGCTGTCGTTCAAGTACGAGAGGGAGGAGGACTGA
- the lysS gene encoding lysine--tRNA ligase, whose protein sequence is MIIHWADVIAERLKDGGPHTLATGITPSGPVHIGNLREVMTADAVYRALVDRGVEARLIYIADTYDRLRRLYPFLDESFREHVGKPLSEIPCPEGCCSSYSEHFLQPFLRSMDILDIKPEVYRADQLYKEGVYLDAIKTALERRDDIARILKEISGRDVEPTWSPFDPICRDCGRMNTTRVTGFDLDSEKVDYVCECGSSGSVSMRGGGKLVWRVDWPARWHIFRVTVEPFGKDHATAGGSYDTGKRISEDVYSYPAPYPIVYEWIHLKGRGAMHSSTGLVVTVQEMLDVVPPEVLRYLIIRTKPEKHIEFDPGLPLLTLVDEYDQRRGDARALELSSIRHSEPFTIPFRHMVTAVQIARDDEDLLLKVLERSGYETSRRDEILARARNVRIWLERYAPPFVKFEVKDTLPQAVRNITQDERRGLGMLAERIDGKSAQEIHDEIYAVANELGLDPKKFFQAVYLAFLGERQGPKAGWFLASLDRDFVKRRLIEASLA, encoded by the coding sequence ATGATCATCCACTGGGCAGATGTGATCGCAGAGAGGCTCAAGGACGGTGGACCGCACACATTGGCCACAGGCATAACTCCATCTGGGCCTGTGCATATAGGAAACCTGCGCGAGGTCATGACGGCTGATGCTGTATACAGAGCTCTTGTAGACAGAGGCGTGGAGGCTAGGCTGATTTACATAGCTGATACGTATGATCGCCTGCGGAGGCTCTATCCATTTCTGGACGAGAGCTTCAGGGAGCACGTGGGCAAGCCTTTATCTGAGATTCCGTGCCCGGAGGGATGCTGCAGCAGCTACTCAGAGCACTTCCTGCAGCCCTTCCTCAGATCCATGGATATTCTGGATATAAAGCCGGAGGTGTACAGGGCGGATCAGCTCTACAAAGAGGGCGTTTATCTGGATGCCATAAAGACCGCGCTGGAGAGGAGGGATGATATCGCCAGGATACTGAAGGAGATCTCAGGCAGGGATGTGGAGCCGACCTGGAGTCCCTTCGATCCGATCTGCAGGGACTGCGGCCGCATGAACACCACCAGAGTGACAGGATTCGATCTTGATTCAGAGAAGGTAGATTACGTCTGCGAGTGCGGGTCCTCAGGGAGTGTGAGCATGCGTGGAGGTGGCAAGCTCGTCTGGAGGGTCGACTGGCCTGCACGCTGGCACATCTTCAGGGTGACTGTTGAGCCCTTCGGAAAGGATCATGCGACAGCAGGCGGATCCTACGATACGGGAAAGCGGATCAGCGAGGATGTTTACAGCTATCCTGCCCCGTATCCGATCGTCTACGAGTGGATCCATCTAAAGGGAAGGGGCGCGATGCACAGCTCCACAGGGCTTGTTGTGACTGTTCAGGAGATGCTCGATGTCGTGCCGCCAGAGGTCCTGCGTTACCTCATAATCAGAACAAAGCCTGAGAAGCACATAGAGTTTGATCCGGGACTTCCGCTCCTAACCCTCGTGGACGAGTACGACCAGAGGAGAGGGGATGCAAGAGCGCTTGAACTCTCATCCATAAGACACAGCGAGCCGTTCACCATACCTTTCAGACACATGGTGACTGCTGTCCAGATCGCACGCGATGATGAAGATCTGCTGCTGAAAGTTCTGGAGAGGAGCGGCTACGAGACATCGCGCAGGGATGAGATACTCGCGCGCGCCCGGAATGTGAGGATATGGCTGGAACGGTACGCACCGCCGTTTGTGAAGTTCGAGGTGAAGGATACCCTCCCCCAGGCGGTCAGAAACATCACTCAGGATGAGCGCAGGGGTCTTGGCATGCTGGCTGAGAGGATAGACGGAAAGAGCGCGCAGGAGATCCATGACGAGATATATGCAGTGGCAAACGAGCTCGGCCTCGATCCAAAGAAGTTCTTCCAGGCGGTGTACCTTGCGTTTCTCGGGGAGCGCCAGGGGCCGAAGGCCGGCTGGTTCCTCGCAAGCCTCGACAGGGATTTCGTAAAGCGCAGGCTCATCGAGGCATCCCTCGCGTGA
- a CDS encoding TIGR00288 family NYN domain-containing protein: MAIHFEHILKYLGSKKEKGRKKIGLLVDGPNMLRKEFQMDLEEIRNILRDYGDIKVGKVFLNQYASEKLVEAVENQGFEPVICTSDVDVRMAVEGVDMIYNPVIDTIALVTRDADLKPVLMKAMEHGKETIIFGAEPGFSVALRNSADYVIVLRNGEYVTES, from the coding sequence ATGGCTATACACTTCGAGCACATCCTTAAGTACCTCGGATCCAAGAAGGAGAAGGGAAGGAAGAAGATCGGTCTCCTGGTAGATGGTCCCAACATGCTGCGCAAGGAGTTCCAGATGGACCTGGAGGAGATCCGGAACATACTCAGGGATTACGGCGACATAAAGGTTGGAAAGGTATTCCTGAACCAGTACGCCTCCGAGAAGCTTGTGGAGGCTGTCGAGAACCAGGGGTTTGAGCCGGTGATATGCACGAGCGATGTCGATGTGCGGATGGCCGTGGAGGGCGTCGACATGATATACAACCCCGTCATAGACACGATAGCGCTCGTCACCAGAGATGCGGATCTGAAGCCGGTGCTCATGAAGGCGATGGAGCACGGCAAGGAGACGATCATATTCGGGGCAGAACCCGGCTTTTCTGTTGCGCTGAGGAACTCCGCAGATTACGTCATAGTGCTCAGAAACGGCGAGTACGTCACAGAGTCCTGA
- a CDS encoding formylmethanofuran dehydrogenase subunit E family protein, producing MIILGQISKVIVLKMRMIDPDNVSLDDMIKRGSEFHGHLGPFLVLGIRMGLAALSELSSHGHKDISAVVRSGSRPPVSCLADGIQISTGCTLGKGNISVLQDGVPEATFYSNGRTVSFRVRGSIVERISELSHDELEDFSWSLSRMPLESIIERL from the coding sequence TTGATAATACTAGGTCAGATCAGTAAGGTGATTGTGTTGAAGATGCGAATGATAGATCCAGATAACGTATCTCTTGATGATATGATCAAGCGCGGCAGCGAGTTTCATGGCCATCTGGGTCCATTTCTCGTTCTCGGCATAAGGATGGGACTCGCTGCTCTCAGCGAGCTCAGCTCTCATGGTCACAAGGATATCAGCGCTGTTGTGCGGTCAGGGAGCAGACCGCCGGTATCGTGCCTTGCAGACGGAATCCAGATATCCACCGGCTGCACGCTTGGAAAGGGGAACATCTCCGTGCTTCAGGATGGCGTGCCAGAGGCGACATTCTACTCGAACGGGAGAACTGTAAGCTTCAGGGTCAGGGGGTCCATAGTTGAGAGGATCTCAGAGCTGTCGCATGATGAGCTTGAGGATTTCTCCTGGAGTCTGTCCAGAATGCCGCTTGAGTCGATTATAGAGAGGCTCTGA
- a CDS encoding 2-isopropylmalate synthase: MEHLRGQEVRIFDTTLRDGEQTPGVSLTPEEKLIIARQLDKLGVNVIEAGFPVSSRGEFESVRAIANEGLTATVCGLSRIIRSDIDRCLDAGVGMVHVFVSTSDIQIAHTIKKSREEIVADSIKAVEYVKDHGVLCLFSAMDATRTPPAFLREIFKAVEGAGADIINIPDTVGVMAPSAFHRLVKEVCSYMNILVDVHCHNDFGLAVANSLAAVEAGAREVQVTVNGLGERAGNANLAETVMSLHSIYGAKTSIKTQYLVETARLVERLTETRIPINAPIVGDNAFSHESGIHSHGVIERSDTFEPGIMTPEMVGHRRRIVLGKHTGRHAVKKVLEESGYHPTEDQLQEILRRIKELGDKGKQVTDADLHTIAEVVLGEIAKGEQALVLKEVAVMTGNTITPTATVRALFRGEEKVLANIGVGPVDAAVKAVREILGQDSLIRVRDFRIEAITGGSDALAEVVIGVEDTEGRKVSARSAREDIVMASVEALVSAINRLLLLEERASR, from the coding sequence ATTGAGCATCTTCGCGGCCAAGAGGTGAGGATATTCGACACCACCCTGAGGGATGGAGAGCAGACCCCTGGGGTCTCGCTCACCCCTGAGGAGAAGCTCATAATCGCCAGACAGCTGGACAAGCTCGGTGTCAACGTCATCGAGGCTGGCTTTCCGGTATCGTCCAGGGGTGAGTTTGAATCAGTCAGGGCCATAGCAAATGAGGGGCTCACCGCAACAGTCTGCGGCCTCTCCAGGATCATCAGGAGCGATATCGACAGATGTCTTGACGCTGGTGTCGGCATGGTTCACGTATTCGTCTCGACCTCTGACATCCAGATAGCCCACACGATAAAGAAGAGCAGGGAGGAGATAGTCGCGGACTCGATAAAGGCGGTCGAGTACGTGAAGGATCATGGTGTGCTGTGCCTCTTCTCTGCCATGGACGCCACCAGGACGCCTCCGGCCTTCCTCAGGGAGATCTTCAAGGCTGTTGAGGGCGCAGGGGCGGACATAATAAACATACCCGACACCGTAGGTGTCATGGCGCCGTCCGCGTTCCACCGGCTCGTGAAAGAGGTCTGCAGCTACATGAACATACTCGTGGATGTGCACTGCCACAACGACTTCGGACTCGCGGTGGCGAACAGCCTGGCGGCTGTGGAGGCGGGCGCTCGAGAGGTCCAGGTCACAGTAAATGGTCTGGGTGAGAGGGCTGGCAATGCGAACCTCGCAGAGACCGTGATGAGCCTTCACTCGATATACGGGGCGAAGACATCGATAAAGACCCAGTACCTCGTTGAGACTGCAAGGCTTGTCGAAAGGCTCACAGAGACCCGGATACCGATAAACGCGCCGATCGTCGGAGACAACGCGTTCTCCCACGAGAGCGGCATACACAGCCATGGGGTTATAGAGAGGAGCGATACCTTCGAGCCCGGGATAATGACGCCGGAGATGGTTGGCCACAGGCGCAGGATAGTCCTCGGAAAGCACACTGGAAGGCATGCGGTGAAGAAGGTGCTCGAGGAGTCCGGCTACCATCCCACAGAAGATCAGCTCCAGGAGATCCTCCGGAGGATAAAGGAGCTCGGCGACAAGGGCAAGCAGGTTACTGATGCGGATCTCCATACCATCGCAGAGGTCGTCCTGGGCGAGATCGCGAAGGGGGAGCAGGCGCTCGTCCTCAAGGAGGTGGCTGTGATGACCGGGAACACTATCACGCCCACAGCCACTGTAAGGGCCCTCTTCAGGGGAGAGGAGAAGGTGCTCGCAAACATCGGTGTTGGTCCGGTGGATGCAGCAGTGAAGGCTGTGAGGGAGATACTCGGCCAGGACAGCCTGATAAGGGTGAGGGATTTCAGGATAGAGGCGATCACAGGGGGATCCGATGCCCTTGCAGAGGTCGTGATAGGGGTCGAGGATACGGAGGGAAGAAAGGTCTCCGCCCGATCCGCGCGGGAGGACATAGTCATGGCATCGGTGGAGGCGCTTGTCAGCGCCATAAACCGTCTTCTGCTTCTTGAGGAACGTGCATCCAGATAG
- a CDS encoding TatD family hydrolase: MVAVIDAHCHLDFKHFNKDRMDVIERARSAGVVEMINSGVDLQTNRETLKLARSHEFIHATLGLSPNSLDRMRPGDVDLVLDEIRQNSREIIGVGEAGLDYYRCSDPALRKQQVEVFRKVIQLAEELDKPLVIHARDTEDMAFDIVKDLGKVVFHCYSGSLETMRKIVDRGFYISIATVVCRSVKHQALARSVPVDQLLLETDSPFLSPRRGRNEPSFILDSLNLIARMRGMESEELARTTVRNTRRIYGM; the protein is encoded by the coding sequence TTGGTAGCAGTCATAGATGCACACTGTCATCTCGATTTCAAACACTTCAACAAGGACAGGATGGATGTTATAGAGAGGGCGAGATCTGCAGGCGTCGTGGAGATGATCAACTCTGGAGTTGACCTTCAGACAAACAGAGAGACGCTGAAGCTGGCCAGGTCGCACGAATTCATACATGCGACCCTGGGCCTCAGCCCCAACTCCCTCGACAGGATGAGGCCTGGGGATGTGGATCTCGTCCTAGATGAGATCCGGCAGAACTCCCGGGAGATAATCGGGGTCGGCGAGGCAGGGCTGGATTACTACAGATGCAGCGATCCAGCTCTGAGAAAGCAGCAGGTCGAGGTCTTCCGCAAAGTGATACAGCTCGCAGAGGAGCTCGACAAACCGCTTGTGATACACGCCAGAGATACCGAGGATATGGCATTCGATATCGTTAAGGATCTGGGGAAGGTGGTATTCCACTGTTACAGTGGAAGCCTGGAGACCATGAGGAAGATCGTTGACAGGGGATTTTACATATCGATTGCAACAGTCGTGTGCAGATCTGTGAAGCACCAGGCTCTGGCGAGGAGCGTGCCGGTGGACCAGCTCCTCCTGGAGACAGACAGCCCGTTTCTCTCTCCGAGGAGAGGCAGGAACGAGCCGTCCTTCATACTGGACTCGCTCAACCTCATAGCGCGGATGAGGGGGATGGAGTCTGAGGAGCTCGCGAGGACGACGGTGAGAAACACCAGAAGAATTTACGGCATGTGA
- a CDS encoding ABC transporter ATP-binding protein has protein sequence MLIRLENVHTFYDGERNSTLKDITLSIGAGEMLCVMGPNGAGKTTLLETINGMLPATGRVEVFGRDARRHGPEIRKEIGYMLQAKTFPEDTPYLVRDVVLMGRFGKIGMLRRPGREDWDAARDAARFMEVDHLWDRPIGKLSGGQTQRVLLARLLAKRPRILLLDEPYSNLDCRAVEEVSKKICILHERNELTTIMVIHDTAHVPDICDRILLLKDGRLIGDAQPDEMLSSRTFRDAFAGA, from the coding sequence ATGCTGATCCGGCTCGAGAACGTGCACACATTTTACGATGGCGAGAGGAACTCCACCCTGAAGGATATCACGCTCTCGATCGGCGCGGGAGAGATGTTATGCGTCATGGGCCCGAACGGCGCTGGCAAGACCACGCTGCTCGAGACGATAAATGGAATGCTTCCAGCGACCGGCAGGGTCGAGGTCTTCGGAAGGGATGCCCGGAGGCACGGCCCTGAGATCAGAAAGGAGATAGGCTACATGCTCCAGGCCAAGACGTTCCCCGAGGACACACCGTATCTGGTGAGAGATGTCGTGCTGATGGGGAGGTTCGGAAAGATCGGCATGCTGCGGAGACCTGGAAGGGAGGACTGGGATGCAGCAAGGGACGCGGCGAGGTTCATGGAAGTCGATCATCTCTGGGACCGGCCGATAGGAAAGCTATCAGGGGGGCAGACGCAGAGGGTGCTTCTGGCCAGGCTGCTCGCGAAGAGGCCCAGGATACTTCTCCTGGATGAGCCCTACTCGAACCTGGACTGCAGAGCTGTGGAAGAGGTATCGAAGAAGATATGCATCCTGCATGAGAGGAATGAGCTGACAACGATCATGGTCATACACGATACAGCTCATGTGCCCGATATCTGCGACAGGATACTCCTGCTGAAGGATGGGCGCCTCATCGGCGATGCACAACCAGATGAGATGCTCTCCTCCAGGACGTTCAGAGATGCATTTGCTGGGGCCTAG
- a CDS encoding metal ABC transporter permease: MMLPPSIVMNTIIGASLAAVVCSMIGVFIVRMNLSSMGFCMSHAAFAGAALGLAISRDPFALALGMATAVALILGPVADKARLQADVVLGTMFSLTMALALLFLSIVPGSVVSSTALSVLWGSVLGITTTDLIRLLVLMLTLLVVIFLFYKEFFAIMLDRKLAEEAGINTKPFYYAILLLCGVTVSVSLKLIGGLLIFALMVNPVSAAYQFSHDMRWIMLISPIIGLASSISGIAASLYLDIPVGSSIAIMSVAIFLVSVALSPKRKRGQR; this comes from the coding sequence ATGATGCTGCCGCCGAGCATAGTGATGAACACGATCATCGGGGCATCCCTGGCTGCTGTCGTGTGCTCCATGATAGGTGTCTTCATTGTGAGAATGAACCTATCATCGATGGGGTTCTGCATGTCGCATGCTGCCTTTGCAGGCGCCGCGCTCGGGCTTGCCATCTCCAGAGATCCATTTGCTCTGGCGCTGGGTATGGCAACAGCTGTTGCCCTCATCCTCGGACCGGTTGCGGATAAGGCCAGGCTGCAGGCTGATGTCGTGCTCGGCACCATGTTCTCCCTCACAATGGCGCTGGCCCTGCTGTTTCTCAGCATCGTCCCCGGATCGGTGGTTAGCAGCACGGCTCTTTCAGTGCTCTGGGGGAGCGTTCTGGGAATAACAACCACCGATCTCATCAGGCTTCTTGTTCTCATGCTGACGCTCTTGGTGGTGATATTCCTCTTTTACAAGGAGTTCTTCGCGATAATGCTTGACAGAAAGCTTGCTGAGGAGGCGGGCATCAACACAAAGCCATTCTACTATGCGATCCTCCTCCTTTGCGGCGTCACTGTATCAGTCTCGCTCAAGCTCATCGGCGGCCTGCTCATATTCGCTCTGATGGTCAACCCTGTATCAGCTGCGTATCAGTTCTCTCACGACATGAGATGGATCATGCTGATATCTCCCATCATAGGGCTGGCATCAAGCATCTCCGGAATAGCTGCATCCCTCTACCTCGACATCCCTGTGGGCAGCTCGATCGCGATAATGAGCGTGGCTATATTCCTGGTATCTGTGGCACTGTCCCCAAAGAGAAAGCGCGGGCAGAGGTGA
- a CDS encoding VWA domain-containing protein codes for MTEIYLQRPEMLWLLPAVLAAGLLYTKRTPRKLLVLTRSLVVCLIIIALANPYTVTTHTKDVSRPRITILSDQTASMEIFDLKVAERLSGRIPDSQLRYFSGESTPLGDRIIQYMPQADSILLVSDGYSNIGRPLRDALLLARSSNVSVFAVEMRPEAKEAGVEISGSNIAVLDGDYPFKIVIRKSGSISGDVVVYADDLEIFRSSLESINESLRISHRFRSTGTHILRAEIHPDEDHFERNNRYTKAVYVVPKPRVLLLGRPSPLMDVLRDLVDLNTAEDLPQSLSDYKAVVLDDIKYDPDLDRLKDYVAGGGGLIVVGGADAYELGGYYRTEFEKALPVVSSPSLFEGGKVLIMVIDISGSTMAPMRIGESTTYLDYEKSLAIELLRSPELRDARVGVVVFGTRPYVVSQPVPVRNRGVIEESIKSLQTPLGKDETNLDEGLSLAWKIINESRAEADIVVISDGRIEPDKVKGDQVFLNSVDILRKMNATVTLIQVQSYAGSAGRFQEMASLTGATFRPAVYPSSLTVRTPEMEGEREVAENVSGYTLVITDENHYITGEIEINATISGFNDVTPKPGAQRLVALTDGKPIVTAMRYGLGRSVSLATDDGNAWAQALYAEDNSMLISSMVNWAVGDPRPEKERVEAGDGWAGSPLEIYVSSESPPKIGEGARIESTAPGRYTATIVPESEGVYYVNDYGIAVNYPLEYREFGFNPEMKGMIEAAGGKIFTEDEAGRSIVEEARRASERLVQERASISWQLLLAALVLFLLEVTIRRLREIRG; via the coding sequence GTGACCGAGATATACCTCCAGAGACCAGAGATGCTCTGGCTTCTTCCAGCTGTCCTTGCAGCTGGGCTTCTGTACACGAAGCGCACACCTCGGAAGCTTCTGGTCCTCACGAGATCCCTGGTGGTATGCCTGATCATAATAGCGCTTGCAAATCCGTATACAGTAACAACACACACAAAGGATGTGAGCAGGCCGAGGATAACGATACTCTCGGATCAGACAGCATCCATGGAGATCTTCGACTTGAAGGTCGCGGAGCGCCTGAGCGGCAGGATCCCGGACTCGCAGCTCAGGTACTTCTCGGGCGAGAGCACGCCGCTCGGAGACAGGATCATACAGTACATGCCACAGGCTGATTCAATCCTGCTTGTGAGTGATGGATACAGCAACATCGGGCGCCCGCTCAGGGACGCCCTGCTCCTTGCCAGAAGCTCGAACGTTTCGGTCTTCGCCGTCGAGATGAGACCTGAAGCAAAAGAGGCAGGCGTCGAGATATCTGGGAGCAACATTGCAGTTCTGGATGGCGACTATCCGTTCAAGATAGTGATCAGAAAATCCGGAAGCATCAGCGGGGATGTTGTGGTATATGCGGATGACCTGGAGATCTTCAGGAGTTCCCTCGAGAGCATAAACGAGTCGCTCAGGATATCGCACAGGTTCCGCAGCACAGGAACGCACATCCTGAGAGCTGAGATACATCCAGATGAGGACCACTTCGAGAGGAACAACAGATACACAAAAGCCGTGTATGTTGTGCCTAAGCCGCGGGTTCTGCTCCTTGGCAGACCATCTCCCTTGATGGATGTGCTCAGGGATCTCGTCGATCTGAACACTGCAGAGGATCTCCCACAATCTCTTAGCGATTACAAGGCAGTCGTCCTGGATGACATCAAGTACGATCCTGATCTCGACCGGCTGAAGGACTACGTGGCAGGAGGCGGCGGCCTGATCGTTGTTGGTGGGGCTGATGCATATGAGCTGGGCGGGTATTACAGGACGGAGTTTGAAAAGGCTCTTCCTGTCGTATCATCCCCAAGCCTCTTCGAGGGCGGGAAGGTTCTGATCATGGTCATAGACATCTCTGGGAGCACCATGGCGCCAATGCGGATCGGTGAGAGCACGACGTATCTCGATTACGAGAAGTCCCTCGCGATAGAGCTCCTGAGATCTCCGGAGCTCAGGGACGCAAGGGTCGGCGTTGTGGTCTTCGGCACCAGGCCCTATGTCGTATCACAGCCGGTGCCCGTCAGGAACAGGGGCGTCATAGAGGAGAGCATAAAGAGCCTGCAGACGCCTCTCGGAAAGGACGAGACCAACCTGGACGAGGGGCTAAGTCTCGCATGGAAGATAATCAACGAGAGCAGGGCCGAGGCGGATATTGTGGTCATATCGGATGGCAGAATAGAGCCAGATAAGGTGAAGGGGGATCAGGTTTTCCTGAACTCTGTTGATATCCTCAGGAAAATGAACGCAACGGTCACCCTGATACAGGTCCAGAGCTACGCAGGGTCTGCTGGCAGGTTTCAGGAGATGGCCTCGCTCACAGGCGCCACGTTCCGTCCTGCAGTGTATCCGAGCTCCCTGACGGTCAGAACTCCCGAGATGGAGGGGGAGCGCGAGGTCGCAGAGAACGTCTCCGGATACACGCTCGTGATAACAGATGAGAATCACTACATAACAGGTGAGATCGAGATAAATGCGACGATAAGCGGTTTCAACGACGTAACCCCAAAGCCGGGCGCCCAGAGGCTCGTGGCGCTGACAGACGGAAAGCCGATAGTCACAGCGATGCGCTACGGCCTTGGCCGGAGCGTCTCACTGGCCACAGACGATGGCAATGCCTGGGCGCAGGCGCTTTACGCTGAGGATAACTCCATGCTCATATCGTCCATGGTGAACTGGGCTGTCGGCGATCCTAGGCCGGAGAAGGAGCGGGTTGAGGCTGGAGATGGATGGGCTGGAAGCCCTCTGGAGATATACGTCTCAAGCGAAAGCCCGCCCAAGATCGGGGAGGGCGCGAGGATTGAGAGCACAGCCCCCGGCAGGTACACCGCGACGATCGTCCCGGAGTCAGAGGGAGTCTATTACGTTAACGACTACGGGATCGCCGTGAACTACCCGCTGGAGTACAGGGAGTTCGGATTCAATCCGGAAATGAAAGGGATGATAGAGGCAGCGGGTGGGAAGATCTTCACAGAGGACGAGGCGGGAAGGAGCATTGTGGAGGAGGCGAGAAGGGCAAGTGAGCGTCTCGTTCAGGAGAGAGCCAGCATCAGCTGGCAGCTGCTTCTGGCTGCGCTGGTCCTGTTCCTGCTGGAGGTCACGATCAGGCGCCTGAGGGAGATAAGGGGCTGA
- a CDS encoding UPF0280 family protein: protein MIREHFRLHQTIATIVARSQEHVEIAKSAIIDSRIQLEEFIAFDPIFQLTLEPYDRPSDDAPPVVKRMCYASALFHVGPMAAVAGAIAASAVEAMVEAGADYAVVDNGGDIAICSDEPVLVGIYAGTSPIKDLALEVHPEGGIMGVCSSSGTVGPSISFGCADVATVISRDPAIADAGATALGNAVTPDASLEGCFSAIDRNEVIAALVIRGDEMALWGDVPPIRRARVGYDLITKG, encoded by the coding sequence ATGATACGGGAGCACTTCAGGCTTCATCAGACGATTGCCACGATCGTGGCCAGATCGCAGGAGCATGTGGAGATAGCAAAGAGCGCGATAATAGACAGCAGGATCCAGCTCGAGGAGTTCATAGCGTTTGACCCGATATTTCAGCTGACCCTCGAGCCGTACGATCGCCCTTCAGATGATGCGCCGCCTGTTGTGAAAAGGATGTGTTATGCATCAGCTCTCTTCCACGTCGGACCGATGGCTGCGGTCGCCGGAGCGATAGCTGCCTCTGCGGTCGAGGCGATGGTGGAGGCCGGAGCAGATTACGCTGTCGTTGACAATGGCGGGGATATAGCAATCTGCTCAGATGAGCCTGTACTGGTCGGGATATACGCCGGCACATCCCCGATAAAGGACCTGGCTCTTGAGGTTCATCCTGAAGGAGGCATTATGGGGGTTTGCAGCAGCAGTGGGACCGTCGGGCCGTCGATAAGCTTCGGTTGCGCAGATGTCGCGACCGTGATATCCAGAGACCCGGCGATAGCAGACGCCGGAGCAACAGCTCTCGGCAACGCTGTCACACCGGACGCCAGCCTGGAGGGGTGCTTCAGTGCGATTGATCGAAATGAGGTGATCGCAGCTCTGGTTATAAGAGGGGATGAGATGGCGTTGTGGGGAGATGTGCCTCCTATACGGAGAGCTCGGGTCGGATACGACCTCATAACAAAGGGATAG